Within the Manduca sexta isolate Smith_Timp_Sample1 chromosome 19, JHU_Msex_v1.0, whole genome shotgun sequence genome, the region GCTAATACCaaacaaaaaacccaatatcactttctcTAACACGGAGTTCGAATCCAAGATCTCGGCAGAAGTCATACCATGTACGCATTAGAACtttgccaccgaggcagtgaatattattatgagttTTCATGACTGATATTATtgagacttcaagacactgtgagctcattctgcgtaaatcggaccaccaacagctaaaattttagaagttgtataaattgtaaaatgtaggcagatattgtaactttgacgatgaacaacacctcagtccccccggtgaccacgaaggctgcaaagtcttcgaaacgtcgggagaaaactaaaacattaaaaccgcgataaaatctgaagaatagtttaattttaatgatatgttAATAGGGGAGTTTGATTTGTTTCTgtaccataaataataaaaatagattaataataaacattttattttagccGCACCAGTTCGTAAGTTCATGaaggaaaattataaagaagTTGCTGAATTATTGCAAGGACCCGTATTCAGCGTAAACATAAAGAAAATTGTGAAGAATTTGAACAAAGTGTTGAAAACATCTCCGATTGAAGACATGATAGATTCCTAAAACTATGTTAAGGCCAgattttccaataaaataatggTTATTCATGggatataataaaacacaaacaatttGAAAACTACAACTGTatgaattaaatgaaataatcgTCTGACAactatatttagtttaatttatttgattagtaACTTTTATCTGACGATTTTAAAATCGTCTTGGTATAAAGTACAAATATTGTTTGAATGGTTTAAATAAAGACCTGATGTTTATTAAACcttgttttaattgtatttctgCAAAATATTCCGGTTTAAAGAGCGAAAAATAGGGGTGGGCACTTTACGCAATGCTCATTACCTAAATGTTCAAGtgtatgtatacaaaaatatttcttagaacTGGAAATGTTAACACAAtgtctacataaaatatattataatgtttaaaaattctaaattctgttaagaattattaaactaaataaaaataataatctgttAGTGCAAgtgcaattgttttttaattaagtatttttttaaaagctcTTTTAAATCATCATGATTCTAACACCGAAAACATGTTATATAGATGAAGAAGCGGCGCAAGACAGTACCTAGACTTGATCtgttcaattataaaatattaatgttacaaatgttaaaaaatcgattaaaatatgtaaaaaaatcaatataacattataaaagtaatgACATTATAGAACCTGTCAGAATCTGAGTAAATCAATTCCAAGCATTTATATCTTCCACATAATTACACatacgataatatattttttaataagttactctttttctattttttttttgattcttacatttaattaaaaagtcttaaaaaatctgtattaagtatttaactAGCACGCAGATATCCTGGCACAGACCACCTTCTACGCAAAACCGCATTTTAGGTAAACTAACAGCGCTACATATGTCTCAAATCATCGTATCATTCAAACTGAAACTAAGTAAACTCTCAcaaaaaatttcattgaaatcagtTAAATGATTTCCGAGACTAGcatttacgaaaaatattttcatactaaAATATCTTCAAATTTTTCCGTTCTTTCTcgctgatttttcaaaattattcttttatacaAACCTTGTAATCAGGAACGCAGCAAAAGGAATCAGTCAAGCCGGTCGAATCGTTCCAAGTGATGTTCTTACGTATGTGacagttgatttttttattctatatagataataattaacaatagcCCTTGGGGCGGAAAAATTGTGGAGTGGTGACCACGAACcagaagacgcagcgtaggcagcaGCAGCATGACCctcgagatggaccgacgacctggtgagggtcgccggaatCCGATGGAtaagggcggcccagaaccggtccctatggcactcaatgggagaggcctatgtccagcagtggacgattcccggcagaaaatgataatataataattatattatgttacagtCAGCCGGCACACGACCATCAGAAAGACTTAAATGCAATAAGAGACTGGTATGTACTTCACGTAAATGAATGCTGGAAAGTGCATTCATATAAAAGTGactaatgtattaaaaatatgtccaACAAGCTATTTTATGGAGCCTAAGCAGTTGGATGAAGAAACCCAAATTTTAAATACCAGTATTTGAAAATTGGGTGTCATTGTACGTAATAAGTAGAACTTCGTTGAACACATAAACAAAAGTATTACTTAAGCATGGAGTATGCTCGATTTTATAGAATGTAGTcgagattttaataattttcgagCAATTTTGTTATTCTATAATACATTGGTTCAGTTTCAAAATAACATTGTGCCGCTAATAACTAACTAAATTTAACGAAtgcaatgttttattcatcatatttatacatatatactttttattttattctttagacATTGTATTCATCGTTTGCATTGTATCTGATTTTTtgaattagaatttatttaacttttttgcgctattgtaattataatcttattataCTGTGAAATTGAGCTGTTAAAATTTCCATTATTATGTGcaaattatttgaatgtaaGCGAACGAAAGTTAACATGtttttacacttttatttgaCGCATTTTTCAAATCGCTCATtaacaaaaatcatatttaaatattctaagaGGCTCAAACAGCAATACGACGTGTTCGACAAATTACCTGGAGAAAATTCTACTCTAAATACATAAAgcgattatattattttacttaaccTGTCCACCTTAGCGAGAAAGGTTTTAAATTCTCAAAGGTGAAGTGGCGTGGGCATCGAAATTCTCATTTTGGGTATTGCAATTAACAAGGGAATAAAATGGAAGGGAACTTGCTAAATGGCCTCCTGAAAATGATGATAAAGAACATAGAAATACTATCCAAGGTCTATATTGCACTTGCATTGCACAATGGTTGTATCTAAGatatcatacattttataatagggTATCTgtgttcaaacaataataacggcggtcttatcgctctaggcaataTCTTCCACACAACCATAAGAACCAGGCGCACGCgcctctgactttactaaaattcagtgagtattctttgagaattatcgtTTGCTCTAACGATGAAAgacaacatcgtgaggaacgCATGTGAGAAGTACTTAAAAAaattcgagggtatgtgaactCCACAAatttgcactaggccagcgtggtggactaaggcctaatccctctcagtaacaAAGGACGCCCGGGCCCAGCAATAGAATAGTTTATTATACCgctctgatattattattatattatataatattttaaaaacataatgtcTAATCAATTGCAACACCCTGTATTGCAAGAGAATAATGTATTGTTTCCGGCAATGTTATTGTTAGGTGAATTTTTCTTAGGTTTAATTCCAAGATTTGCAGTATGATAAAtagagttttgtttttatgtttagttcTCAACATACATAAAAGACCATGTTAAAACAACGAATTCATTCATTTCATACTCAATACCGCAAGAAACAATGTTGCGACTCCTAAAATTATCTTTGATAATAATTGGTGTTCTAGGAAAACCATGTAAGTTAATTCattatctattaaaattatataattttattataatatgttataacagtAAAGTTGAACCGTTCATATTTATGGCATATGtttaatagtaatagtaatagCTAGGACATAGCATAATAATTtactatgtttacgcgaatgttagacatcgtaataaaaatattttacgcagtttttttaattttataattttcttctaatTTGAAATGGgaggaatttataatataaaaaaccgcaataaatccgtaaaatagtgtTCTTTCAATAGACTTCGGATTATATGCATTTACACGATTGCATATGACAATGCATAAATCGCTATATTTATAGCTTTActgcatattttaatacattttcattgACGGTgcttatttcattaattaaatgaGTTTGAACAGCttcaaaaaagaataaaatgacGCCCTTCTGagttaacaatttgtaaaattcgTGACATGCTAAatgcaattctaataaaaacCCGAATTTCATAGGAATATACACGTGCACGCATTTGGAAGGATGTCTGTAGCAATGACGTTAAATTTTAACTTCTGTCCATTCAGTtgacatgaaataattttcaactcCGCCCCATGACTATCagggctacaaagtcttcgtaACGTGAggagaacataataatataaaaaccgcgacaaaatccgctaaataatttattataattttcagtttGCAAATTAAAACAACTAACAAACTTCACAAGTCTGCTTTATAAAATCTAGAAATATAGTTGTTTCATGtcatcagataaaaaataaattgtaattaccattaattaataaatactgtttTGATTATGCATATTTAGTCATTCTGATAGTGCATATAATCCTATACCTAGTAATAGatgtcataataattttagttttaaataatgaataacaaaaagaaactaTAAGGTTTGTTTAAAACCCGTTTACtgagtaataaatacatttaatgtgaaatttaaatgtatattaaaagtttatattcTTCGAATACGAACCGTTTCGCTTCCTGCATTTCTTTAAACGGACCATTAACTTTCGGatagtttttaatgtaattttaaatagtgAAGAGcaggaatacaaaaaaaaatgaataatatccACATATTCCAAATTACCAGTTAATATGCGGTTAAGTCATCCCGAAAGGAATACTGGTCGATGATACTTCGCTCCGATTGTTTAGGTTAAACGCTTACATTAGGAGAATGTACTCATTCCTCACGCTTTAACTATAATTAATCAGGGCACTTGGATTCATTTAAGGAATGCAAGTGATAATGGATTCAAAACTTTTGTCGCAATACTTAATATAAGAATCATTCTTGTAATATTCGTGTTCTCAAAATACGCGCTCCAATCATTTAAACTAGTCCACACCGTCAAAATTTCCAAGAACCTAGCTATCGTATGTCTCGTGCTTTCTTCACATGCGGATCATTTTTATCCAATGGACGAAcaaagtgaaattatttatggAACTAAATATTCGAAAATTAACTATTCGAtacaaattgataaatatttaattaaaataataattataatatatatacagggtcattttgacattgcgtatAAAAGTGAAATcaaatactcgtctttaccACTGCTAACATCGTAcccaaaatcatccatgaataactaGTACTctgacattttatataattttgttgtttaattcgAATGTGACGCATGCTtgaatatatttctgactgtaagtgTGATTTTGTCGCTGCGACtaattctcttaaagtagtaatagtggcattagggcaaattaaaattacttttcattgatatttatttagttcgaaatacttttttattttacatctacggtttgacttattataaatgttatttttaagacgataagtatatagtttcatttagtaacgcaatatcaaagaCCCCATatatcaacaaaattattttataatttatcaatgtttatttaaaatattctgtcACTGCTAACACATATTACAGCTAATGAGAAATGCAAACTGACGGACAAACCCTGCATGTTGAAATTGGTCAACACCCTCTACACGTCACTCTTTAGTGTAAGCGGAGACTTAGACCCCATGAACGTAGACGTTATAGAGGGAATCTTTCCAACTCTGAAGTACAACGCCACGGACACGCACATCAAAGGGTTGAAGAACTGTCAGATAGTGGAAttaaggtaatttatttttgatttttgataTAACACATAAATGATAACGttcgttttgtttattataaaagatcCAAGCTACAATCGGGTCTGCAACACTCAGTggatttttctaaacatttacCTGGATTTAGAACTTGAATTTAGAACAGCGACTGATCATTTATACCGACTAACTGCTATTTTCAATGAATAAtcccgatctcaatcttcaatcggATTCCGTGGATGGACCAATCCAAATAACTCAATTGTAAGCGtgacaaaaatactttgttctgattggtccatttttgagatagttcGAAAAAAGAAATTGGGATCCCtgattaaaaagtaaaactaaTTTCTGAAACGTGTTCGATTGCGTTGCGTCAACGACACAGTGATAaagacgtaaaaataaaatatttttaattcacagCTTTGACTTGGACAAACACGTTTTGGATAAGACGTTCATGTGTCCTCATTTGGAGTGGGATGGTAAATACGAAATGACTGGCACACTCAATGGTGCATCAATGGAAGGGACTGGAACTTATTCACAAATTGCTTGTAAGTTTTTTCATAGTATAAGCTGGCAAAGCAAATGGTAGATGTTAAATTATCAGTATACAAATACTATAGAATCCATGGATGCCCTTTACGAAAGTACCTTCCCTTAAAAGTAGAGAAGTTCGAATCTCCGCAAATATAACTAACGGTAACAGCCCGGGCTTACTgtagacaaatattttctacaGTTTGCACTGCGTCATGACAAATACGAAGTTAAATGCAATACCAGTAATCATATGACCTCTAAGTATTAGTTACTAGGTGATGCTCGCGGCTTAGCCCGCGCGAAAGCCTTTTTCcctacaaaaatccctaaaacagTACAGTACAATGCAAGtacaatcaattttattaaagtgccatcaatttaataaaattgattaaataacTGTATTATTTCTACGGAAGCAAATTACCGGTATTAAAAATAACCAGGACTAGGTCTACCCGTGTGTCAAATTCCATGGAAATCCGTTTAATTATTTCAGCGTTTACTTCTAGTAAACATACAGCCATCTAAATATCCATACATTTTCACATgttcacatttatattagtaaaattaagattatttattcaaaaagtaAGATTTGAGTATAACATAGTAAAACATTCGTTTAATGATATTACAGTCTAGAAAACTATAATTTCACCTAATCCGTTAAACAGCTAGATTGATTTGCCatggtggcgtaattgtactgcatgtgcgtaCGACTTGCAATGTGAGatctcgggttcaaatccctggtcgggcaaagtaatattgggattttctactcGGTACCAGTCAGGAGTCTGGATTCTTTGTGTTTTATTCAAACACGGCAGAGTCACtgccctgcacctgatggtaagcaagaTGCTGTCCAGATAGAGCATcgattattataagtaatattatttattgatagtaGTTCCCAACATAGTGATAACCTCGCCCCCTATCAAATAAtagaacggaatacacatggcgaaaactAGAAATGTTAGCACCTCTGCCGGCCCTTCGGAGAGGCGCGAGTATATATTCCAGGTTCAATTGataatgtttacatatttttaactttttagcAAACTATGGCTTTCGCTTTCACGCTACTACAGACTTGCAAACCAGGGATGGAAAGAAGTTCATTAGCTTCAAAGACGTTAAGGTGGTTGTGGACCCGCAGGAGATGGTTGTGACCGAGATAAATAGTAACGGAGACAAGAAAAAAggtaattattcatataaaaaatcaccTTGACTCAGGTCAGCGTATTGGATTGTACTGGATTAGATTTCCAGAGTGACACTATGAGAGGTTTTCTATTCCAAGGATTCCCTCCTTTAGccaatttgattataatataacagaTATTTATGGTATATCTAGAACGAGATGCTTTATTAGTTTCTAAAAAGCTCATGGCTATCCGACGTAGGAatcagagggtctacttcgaaaatgaaatccgtagtttcggatgacggattgCACGTTTTGTTACTGCGAAATGTTATAGATCCGATgtcggattcgacgacggatccgatccgttcatcgcaatatttcaaacatggaatttttaaaaacttatggttatactttttaaaatcatcTGCGAGGTtaaagttccactgctttctccaaaaaTAAGTACCAGGAATTGATCCTATCTcaaaggtaagctacagaacggtgacggatccgaagtaatttagtagtagagttaaatccgaaattcgtcgtttcttcgtttcggaccgacatctcgacgttcgtttttcgaagtggACCCTCAGACATGAAAcctcaataatttaataatgctgcaaatattaatctaaatattaaggcaaaataaaaataaataaatgattattatgtGTTCCTTTTACAGCCGTAGAGATTCTCAAAGTATTTGATGAAAATTGGAAAGAAAACATTAAGGCACTACATGGGCCCCTCATGACTGCATATGTTAACGAGATAGCCAAAGTTGCTAACGAATTTTACCAACACAATACCTTAGAGGATtatgttataatgtaattttgttgttaaataatCCGGATATGCATTTAtttggattttgataaattatcatacggttaatttattttattaatttaataacacacCATTTCACAATGTattcactttaaaaataataaatttattttgctgcAACGATTGTTTTCAATGAATCCTCAGAAGTCAAACTCAATGTATCCAAAAATTTTacacacaataaaaacaatgtctaAGGGCCTCTTTCAcaattttcaagtaaatttaacagttatcgtattaaacagctaatttagacagtactcattttataactatttatttgagGGCATATattagtgtgacttttgtatttagccagcttatataatacattttactggtggtaggtctctcataagtgagagtccgcctggatatgtaccactgcaatgtctatttctatcgccaagcagcagAATATactcaatgttgtgttccggtttgtaggatattgtagccagtgtagctactgaacataataagacttaacatctcatgtccttagcatgacgagcgcagtgaaatacctaacactactttgtaattcaaggtgttagatggtgtatctaatatttatgggcggtcgtatcgcttaccatcaggcgaagtcAGCTCATATTGTCcctaaaagcaataaaaataaaaaaaaaaacattatatgacgagtagtatttactcagaagttgtggaACAAGCTCATAATCTGAGGTTGGATTGATCGAGAATGCGGGTACCGCCGCGGCAATTCGATCTGCCTTTTTAAGCTTGACAGGGGCCACGGCGCGTCTTCATTTCGTCTGACACAGGTACTGGCGGGCCACGAGTGTCGGCTCGTTTCCATGCAGACTCAGAAAAGAGGAATCTGCCGTGAGCCACCATTATGGCCTTGACAACACGGCCCAACACTTTCTCGAGGATTACCCAACCTGGACTCACAACGCAGCGCTCTAAGAGCAGTCGTTGGAGACCTCTCTCTATCGGCCGTGATGTCCGCCATGGCTGCGGCTGAAGGTCAAGACGAGCGATGGCCTTCTACGAGTGCGTTATCTCTCGGAAGAACATTATGATAAGCACTATTTCTCATTAACAGTAAATCATCAACGTGAATTTATAAAGGTCTTAATTACGAAGCCACCGTGGCTCCGTTTCGTAGTTATACGGTATGAGTAAGACTACCTCGCTGAAGTTACGTGTACGGAGCGCgggtcataaaaaaataagactgggttttctatcttaaaaactACTCACTCGCAGCTGGGAGTCAGGAACTTGGCGGTATGATACTCGcgtaagcacgtaaagccgtcggTCTGACGTTGTCGTCATCGCGTCTGATCTCTTTTTGGTCATGACGGATTGGCGTCTCACTGGACCTTCAcctgagtgaaggaacagaatgcacctgtgtattgcgtacacattTGTGCACGATATTGGCCGCTATGACTGCAACTCAGCTAAGATTGATTTTGCCAAGAACACAGCACTGTGTGACACTTCACTGCGATCGTCAttctataacataatattatgttgttaaatttcataataataataataatatcagccctgtattatatacttgcccactggtgagcacgggcctctactactgagagggattaggccttagtccaccacgctggcctagtgcggattggtagacttcacacaccttcgaaattcctatagagaacttctcagatgtgcaggtttcctcacgatgttttccttcaccgttaaagcgaacgataaattcacaaagaatacacacatgattttttagaaaagtcagaggtgtgtgcccttgggatttgaacctgcggacattcgtctcggcagtccgttctacacccaactaggctatcgccgctattaatttaatattaagttaatataatagtaaattattaagtttcataatgcttCGTAGTTATACAATATCCTTAAAACTAAAGCACAACAATGTTTTTATCCTTTGGCAGTATAAATAAGTATCCAGGTGGTATTTACTACACGAGATACATACCTAATAAAACTATAGTTAAACAAAATCTCAGACATTCTTCCTTTTGTTTGACACGTGATTTTTCTTGTCTATTCCGTAATTAccacattattttaatgatttcattaatatatagtGCTCATTTCCATAATAAAGGTAAaaccatttaattataaagttggtCTGacgtattacaatttttttaacactcGGCCGTTTTCCTGATAAAACATAACGACCAAAATAATCTACCtaagcattttatattttattattttacttctaatattttttataaacgcgATAGTTGttaatgttttgatgtttgctattcatcatcatcatcgtcatcagctgcagaatgtccactgctggaaatgggcctcccccaaacaTTTCCAAATCGATCTACTGGATGCGGCCCGCTTCCAGAGACCGAGACCTCCTACGATTTtaattaggtcatctgtccacctcgtgtaTGTGTCgtgtgggtggacgtccgatgCTGCGCTTGCCATTTCGTCTTCTCACACTGCAGTCctccacactggcctagtgtggtTGGCAatcttcacataccctcaaaaataGACTGTTAAATTCTTGGCGAAGAGGGctaccgcggagttttagttggtatgccgtgcgttgtatatacgttagggactcggcccggcagTCGCCTGAAAGTCATCATCTATTTCGGGCGGGTCAACGCCGgttcgtaaggcacggtgaccacAACATAACCGCCCAGTCatcccccacgaaggctgagcggtagtcataaagCATTTTCTCCTAATAATATCTACTGTAAGTATCtcaaaacggcgatagcctagttggttgcggaatggactgccgagacgaatgtccgcaggttcaaatcccaggggcacacacctctgacttttctaaaaaaactatgtatgttttctttgtgaattatagcttgctttaacctagaagaaaaacatcgt harbors:
- the LOC119189816 gene encoding uncharacterized protein LOC119189816 — its product is MLRLLKLSLIIIGVLGKPSNEKCKLTDKPCMLKLVNTLYTSLFSVSGDLDPMNVDVIEGIFPTLKYNATDTHIKGLKNCQIVELSFDLDKHVLDKTFMCPHLEWDGKYEMTGTLNGASMEGTGTYSQIASNYGFRFHATTDLQTRDGKKFISFKDVKVVVDPQEMVVTEINSNGDKKKAVEILKVFDENWKENIKALHGPLMTAYVNEIAKVANEFYQHNTLEDYVIM